In Lepus europaeus isolate LE1 chromosome 9, mLepTim1.pri, whole genome shotgun sequence, the following are encoded in one genomic region:
- the SEMA3G gene encoding semaphorin-3G, whose protein sequence is MAPSAWAICCLLGGLQLSGGSPGPGVPRLRLSYRDLLSANRSAVFLGPRGSLGLRAMYLDEYRDRLFLGGRDALYSLRLGQAWPDPREVLWPPRPGQREECVRKGRDPVTECANFVRVLQPHNRTHLLACGTGAFQPTCALITVGHRGEHVLHLEPSSLESGRGRCPHEPSRPFASTFVGGELYTGLTADFLGREAMIFRSGGPRPALRSDSDQSLLHDPRFIMAARIPDNSDHADDKVYFFFSETVPSPDGGPGRVTVSRVGRVCVNDAGGQRVLVNRWSSFLKARLLCSVPGPGGAETHFDQLEDVFLLWPKAGKSPEVHALFSTVSAVFRGFAVCVYHMADIWEVFNGPFAHRDGPQHQWGPFGGKVPFPRPGVCPSKMTAQPGRPFGSTKDYPDEVLQFARTHPLMFRPVRPRRGRPVLVKTHLAQQLRQIVVDRVEAEDGTYDVIFLGTDSGSVLKVMALQAGGSAEPEEVVLEELQVFKVPAPITEMEISVKRQMLYVGSQLGVAQLRLHQCETYGSACAECCLARDPYCAWDGTSCTRYRPSPGKRRFRRQDIRHGNPALQCLGQSREDEAWGLVATTTVYGTEHNSTFLECLPRSPQAAVRWFLQRPEDGGPDQVKTDERVVQTEQGLLFRRLSRLDAGTYTCTTLEHGFSQTIVRLALEVILATQLDSLFPREPRVEQSPARGSLASSPPKAWYKDILQLTGFANLPRVDEYCERVWCGGLGERPGSFRSRGKQAKGKSWAGLELGKKVKSRVQAERNRTPREVEAM, encoded by the exons ATGGCCCCCTCGgcatgggccatctgctgcctcctggggggcCTCCAGCTCAGCGGGGGCAGCCCGGGCCCCGGAGTGCCCCGCCTGCGGCTCTCCTACCGAG aCCTCCTGTCTGCCAACCGCTCAGCCGTGTTTCTGGGCCCCCGTGGCTCCCTGGGGCTCCGGGCGATGTACCTGGATGAGTACCGAGATCGCCTCTTTCTGGGGGGCCGCGATGCCCTCTACtcgctgcggctgggccaggcatgGCCAGACCCCCGAGAG GTGctgtggccgccacggccaggcCAGAGAGAGGAGTGTGTCCGCAAGGGGAGAGACCCTGTG ACGGAGTGTGCCAACTTCGTCCGGGTGCTGCAGCCCCACAACCGGACCCACCTGCTGGCCTGCGGCACGGGGGCCTTCCAGCCCACCTGTGCCCTCATCACGGTCGGGCACCGTGGGGAG CATGTGCTACACCTGGAGCCCAGCAGCCTGGAGAGTGGGCGCGGAAGGTGCCCGCACGAGCCCAGCCGCCCCTTTGCCAGCACCTTCGTTG GCGGGGAGCTGTACACAGGCCTCACGGCTGACTTCCTGGGGCGCGAGGCCATGATCTTCCGCAGTGGGGGCCCCCGGCCGGCCCTGCGTTCTGATTCCGACCAGAGCCTCTTGCACG ACCCCCGGTTCATTATGGCTGCCCGCATCCCTGACAACTCTGACCACGCTGATGACAAGGTGTACTTCTTCTTCTCCGAGACGGTCCCCTCACCTGACGGCGGCCCGGGCCGTGTCACCGTCAGCCGCGTGGGCCGCGTCTGCGTG AACGACGCGGGAGGCCAGCGGGTGCTGGTGAACCGATGGAGCTCCTTCCTCAAGGCCAGGTTGCTCTGCTCCGTGCCCGGCCCAGGGGGTGCCGAGACCCACTTTGACCAGCTGG AGGATGTGTTCCTGCTGTGGCCCAAGGCGGGGAAGAGCCCAGAGGTGCATGCGCTGTTCAGCACTGTCAG TGCCGTGTTCCGGGGCTTTGCTGTCTGCGTGTACCACatggcagacatctgggaagtctTCAATGGGCCCTTTGCCCACCGAGACGGTCCTCAGCACCAGTGGGGACCTTTTGGGGGCAAGGTGCCCTTCCCCCGCCCCGGTGTG TGCCCCAGCAAGATGACCGCACAGCCAGGACGGCCCTTTGGCAGCACCAAGGACTACCCAGACGAGGTGCTGCAGTTTGCCCGCACCCACCCACTTATGTTCCGGCCCGTGCGGCCTCGGCGTGGCCGCCCCGTCCTCGTCAAGAcccacctggcccagcagctGCGCCAGATCGTGGTGGACCGTGTGGAGGCTGAGGACGGGACCTACGACGTCATCTTCCTGGGAACCG ACTCAGGCTCTGTGCTCAAAGTCATGGCCCTACAGGCTGGAGGCTCAGCTGAGCCCGAAGAGGTGGTTCTGGAGGAGCTGCAGGTGTTCAAG GTGCCAGCTCCCATCACGGAGATGGAGATCTCTGTCAAACGG CAAATGCTGTACGTAGGTTCTCAGCTGGGTGTGGCCCAGCTGCGGCTGCACCAATGTGAGACTTACGGCAGCGCCTGCGCTGAGTGCTGCCTGGCCCGGGACCCGTACTGTGCCTGGGATGGCACCTCCTGTACCCGCTACCGCCCCAGCCCTGGCAAGCGCCGGTTCCGCCGGCAGGACATCCGGCATGGCAACCCTGCCCTGCAGTGCCTGGGCCAGAGCCGGGAAG ACGAGGCTTGGGGACTTGTGGCCACCACCACGGTCTACGGCACAGAGCACAACAGCACCTTCCTGGAGTGCCTGCCCAGGTCGCCCCAGGCCGCCGTGCGCTGGTTCCTGCAGAGGCCAGAGGATGGGGGGCCTGACCAG GTAAAGACGGATGAGCGAGTTGTGCAaacagagcaggggctgctgtTCCGCAGGCTGAGCCGCCTCGACGCCGGAACCTACACCTGCACAACGCTGGAGCACGGCTTCTCCCAGACCATCGTCCGTCTGGCCCTTGAGGTGATCCTGGCCACGCAGCTGGACAGCTTGTTTCCGCGGGAGCCAAGGGTAGAGCAGTCCCCAGCCCGGGGCAGCCTGGCCTCTTCCCCGCCCAAGGCCTGGTACAAGGACATCCTACAACTCACAGGCTTTGCCAACCTGCCCCGGGTGGATGAGTACTGTGAGCGCGTGTGGTGCGGGGGCCTTGGGGAGCGCCCGGGCTCCTTCCGCAGCCGGGGCAAGCAGGCCAAGGGCaagagctgggcagggctggagctgggcaagaaGGTGAAGAGCCGGGTGCAGGCGGAGCGCAATCGGACTCCCCGGGAGGTGGAGGCCATGTAG